A stretch of Malus sylvestris chromosome 11, drMalSylv7.2, whole genome shotgun sequence DNA encodes these proteins:
- the LOC126589371 gene encoding uncharacterized protein LOC126589371 produces the protein MRDLSLFLIKNSLGAKMKKGLRNFCNDDGSTSTLNQHHKTTCTDAAAATSSNPAPLPVVRSPTTDYNYYLQENNTSSINDSDHALHQPPTLEEMILRLDLEEEIARSSKYSKPKDYNKYKYYKGRMSCVNNSDILRSARNALNQYPRFSLDGKDAMYRSSFRNSLDHDFEHDHTNAFTRTKLQYCRLPATVAGERVKWCKPGVVAKLMGLEAMPVPVMSSTGSKLDIASGSIIDVMNMKKRNLMIRRRAHDHQRHELGRRLVSSYMDINGNGRQCDHRIFNKKVAAAGKRTTAAFSSCTTSKTTSAGYNNNYHIMKAGVANS, from the coding sequence ATGAGAGACCTGTCCTTGTTTCTAATCAAGAACTCTCTTGGAGCCAAGATGAAGAAAGGGTTGAGAAACTTTTGCAACGATGATGGCTCAACCTCTACCCTCAACCAACATCACAAGACCACCTGCACCGATGCTGCTGCTGCTACCTCCTCTAATCCTGCACCACTTCCGGTTGTTCGCTCTCCTACTACTGATTATAATTACTATTTGCAGGAAAATAATACCAGCAGTATTAATGATTCAGATCATGCTCTTCATCAGCCGCCGACGTTGGAGGAGATGATACTGAGGTTAGATTTAGAAGAGGAGATTGCGAGATCATCAAAGTATTCAAAACCGAAAGATTATAACAAGTACAAGTACTACAAGGGAAGAATGTCTTGCGTTAACAATTCTGATATTTTACGGTCTGCAAGGAATGCATTAAATCAGTACCCTCGCTTCTCGCTCGATGGCAAGGATGCCATGTATCGCTCCTCCTTCAGAAACAGCTTGGATCATGATTTTGAGCATGATCATACAAATGCTTTTACAAGGACGAAACTGCAGTACTGTAGGCTGCCAGCAACTGTAGCAGGGGAGAGGGTGAAGTGGTGCAAACCAGGAGTAGTAGCTAAGTTGATGGGGCTAGAGGCCATGCCAGTACCTGTGATGAGTAGTACTGGTAGTAAATTAGACATTGCTAGCGGTAGTATCATCGATGTCATGAACATGAAGAAACGGAATCTCATGATCAGGAGGAGAGCTCATGATCATCAAAGACATGAATTGGGGAGAAGACTTGTTAGTAGTTATATGGATATCAATGGCAACGGTAGGCAATGTGATCACAGAATTTTCAATAAGAAAGTTGCAGCAGCTGGCAAGAGGACTACTGCTGCTTTCTCCTCATGCACCACTTCCAAAACTACAAGTGCAGGTTACAATAATAATTACCATATCATGAAGGCAGGTGTTGCCAACAGCTAG